A genomic region of Pyrus communis chromosome 14, drPyrComm1.1, whole genome shotgun sequence contains the following coding sequences:
- the LOC137715459 gene encoding uncharacterized protein, which translates to MCCLRQFLYPSEEGSYKLIRFLVERLSDLSEVGGKAGPEGVNDERKEKEGSSGSNLEDQTTGDKEPDLSRDKVRVKLDKLTLKSEVPEISVNDVCTSSTGRFNKDRQTNVFSGNHSTEKVQNQEQLLMEEVKAKTSELEEELELVKEAADMAFDVHHSIEFHLEKLNELVDVRRHHLGELTSQWEAVRKPLEAKKESLQVSVYANNPYTQEKLRKLKDYELEKESILFEIRKREEELSKLSTDLEKQPKLASRKSYIERVKEITKNSRKQEADIEQILKDTRELQLENNSIQERLHRTYAVVDEMVFREAKKDAVGKQAYRLLTSIHKCFEQIREKILATDRIRREVGEHEKKLAAMASRSLNVDKLQADLDAIRRENQYLEKCLQDQ; encoded by the exons ATGTGTTGCTTACGGCAGTTCTTGTATCCATCTGAAGAGGGCTCGTACAAGTTGATAAGGTTCTTGGTGGAGAGGCTTTCAGATTTGTCTGAAGTTGGCGGAAAAGCTGGTCCAGAGGGTGTCAATGatgaaaggaaagagaaagaaggtaGCTCTGGAAGCAATTTGGAGGACCAAACAACTGGTGACAAGGAACCAGATCTTAGTCGTGACAAAGTTCGAGTCAAGTTGGACAAACTCACATTGAAGAGTGAAGTACCTGAAATAAGCGTTAATGATGTGTGCACCTCTAGCACAGGAAGATTCAACAAGGACAGACAAACTAATGTATTTAGCGGGAATCATTCGACTGAAAAAGTGCAAAATCAGGAGCAACTGCTCATGGAGGAGGTTAAAGCAAAAACTTCAGAACTTGAAGAAGAGTTGGAATTAGTAAAAGAAGCAGCAGATATGGCATTTGACGTCCATCATTCTATTGAATTTCACCTTGAGAAACTTAATGAGCTAGTAGATGTTCGAAGGCATCACCTTGGGGAATTGACGTCACAGTG GGAAGCAGTCAGAAAGCCCTTGGAAGCAAAAAAGGAAAGTCTTCAGGTGTCTGTATATGCAAATAACCCATATACTCAGGAAAAGCTCCGTAAGCTAAAAGATTATGAACTGGAAAAAGAATCCATCTTATTTGAAATTCGAAAAAG GGAGGAGGAACTTTCTAAACTGTCAACGGATCTAGAGAAGCAGCCCAAGCTGGCATCAAGAAAGTCCTACATTGAAAGGGTCAAGGAGATCACAAAGAACAGTCGGAAACAAGAAGCTGACATAGAGCAGATCTTAAAAGACACCAGGGAGCTTCAGTTAGAGAATAACTCTATTCAAGAACGTCTTCATCGGACGTATGCTGTTGTAGATGAAATGGTGTTCAG GGAAGCAAAGAAAGATGCAGTTGGGAAGCAGGCTTATAGGCTTCTCACTAGCATCCACAAGTGCTTCGAACAGATTCGTGAGAAAATCTTGGCAACTGATAGAATACGACGAGAAGTAGGTGAACATGAAAAGAAGCTAGCGGCCATGGCCTCGCGAAGCTTAAATGTAGACAAACTACAAGCCGATCTTGATGCCATCAGGAGGGAAAATCAGTACCTAGAGAAATGTCTCCAGGATCAATAA
- the LOC137715980 gene encoding uncharacterized protein, which translates to MTTAARPTWAPAKGGNEQGGTRIFGPSQKYSSRDMAAHTSLKPRKPGQDTQDELQKKNLREELEESERKHYSSKDKSYSYDRDRRRGNQLLLEGGRRDTEIVPRNIDADDSDVEAQSDDESGEDDDDEEDDMEALLAELEQIKKEKAEEKLRKERLEREEELKVKEAELIRGNPLLNGAAPASFSVKRRWDDDVVFKNQARGETKTPKRFINDTVRSDFHRKFLQKYMK; encoded by the exons ATGACGACAGCAGCTAGACCCACGTGGGCACCTGCTAAAGGTGGTAATGAACAAGGTGGTACTCGGATTTTTGGCCCGTCACAGAAATACTCATCAAGGGACATGGCTGCCCATACATCTTTAAAACCAAG AAAGCCGGGGCAGGACACCCAGGATGAGTTGCAGAAGAAGAACCTCCGGGAGGAACTGGAAGAGAGCGAAAGGAAGCATTATTCATCAAAGGATAAATCTTATAGTT ATGACAGAGATCGCAGGAGGGGTAACCAGCTGTTATTGGAAG GGGGCAGAAGGGACACTGAAATTGTGCCACGTAATATAGATGCTGATGATTCTGACGTGGAAGCCCAAAGTGATGATGAAAG tggtgaagatgatgatgacgagGAGGATGACATGGAAGCTCTATTGGCCGAGCTTGAACaaataaagaaggaaaaagCAGAGGAGAAGTTACGGAAG GAAAGACTAGAGAGGGAGGAAGAGCTTAAAGTCAAGGAAGCAGAGCTTATCCGAGGAAACCCATTGCTTAATGGTGCAGCACCCGCATCGTTTAGTGTGAAAAGAAG ATGGGATGACGATGTGGTGTTCAAGAATCAGGCCCGTGGTGAAACCAAGACTCCTAAGCGCTTCATCAATGACACAGTCAGGAGCGACTTTCACCGCAAATTCCTGCAGAAATACATGAAGTAA